A genomic stretch from Candidatus Amarolinea dominans includes:
- a CDS encoding UDP-N-acetylmuramoyl-tripeptide--D-alanyl-D-alanine ligase — translation MQLTLSHLLAVLANPAAISLNTPSPATVSDLRSPISGLRSPVSGLRSPVSDLRSPISTVVVDSRQVQPGAVFVALAGERTNGHSFVTDALHRGAVAAIVEQDVVPDAECWIVDTRAFVLQHSASSFSPPPTGRPLLLRVENSLQALQAWAAAWRADVGAVSGLRVIGITGSVGKTSTKESVASVLARRFPTLKSVGNQNNEIGVPLTLLRLTPADRRAVLEMGMYYLGDIALLARLAQPQVGVITNVGPVHLERAGSLERIAQAKGELIEALPASGVAILNQDDPLVMALAPRSAARVFTYGLDSRADLWADEISSEGQEGIRFALHYEGDHLHVKVPMLGRHSVHTALRAAAVGLVEGLNWQEIIEGLQDVQAQLRLVVAPGLRGSMVIDDTYSASPAATLAALNLLADLAVPSGARRIAVLGDMRELGDQTEIGHRKVGQRAADVAGKLVAVGPLARLIAAEALSAGMAPGNVAQVNDNAGAVAVLRSMVQSGDLILVKGSRALHLEEIVAALSRPESEDV, via the coding sequence ATGCAACTGACCTTGTCACACCTGCTCGCCGTGTTGGCCAACCCGGCAGCAATCAGCCTGAACACCCCTTCCCCCGCGACGGTCTCCGATCTCCGGTCTCCGATCTCCGGTCTCCGGTCTCCGGTCTCCGGTCTCCGGTCTCCGGTCTCCGATCTCCGGTCTCCGATCTCGACCGTCGTAGTTGATTCGCGGCAGGTGCAGCCGGGCGCGGTGTTCGTGGCCCTGGCTGGGGAACGCACCAATGGCCATTCCTTTGTGACCGACGCCTTGCACCGGGGGGCCGTGGCGGCTATCGTGGAGCAGGACGTGGTTCCAGATGCTGAGTGTTGGATCGTGGATACCCGAGCATTCGTGCTCCAGCACTCAGCCTCATCTTTCAGCCCACCCCCGACGGGCCGGCCGCTGCTGCTGCGCGTGGAAAACTCGCTGCAGGCGCTGCAAGCCTGGGCCGCGGCCTGGCGCGCGGACGTAGGCGCGGTCAGCGGCCTGCGGGTGATCGGCATCACCGGCAGCGTGGGCAAGACGAGCACCAAAGAATCGGTAGCCTCCGTGCTGGCGCGGCGCTTTCCCACGCTCAAGAGTGTGGGCAACCAGAACAATGAAATTGGCGTGCCCCTGACCCTGCTGCGCCTGACGCCGGCCGACCGGCGCGCGGTGCTGGAGATGGGCATGTACTACTTGGGCGACATTGCCCTGCTGGCGCGCCTGGCTCAGCCCCAGGTGGGCGTCATTACCAATGTGGGGCCAGTGCATTTGGAGCGCGCTGGCAGCCTGGAGCGCATTGCCCAAGCCAAAGGCGAACTGATCGAAGCCCTGCCGGCCTCTGGCGTGGCCATTCTCAACCAGGATGACCCCCTGGTGATGGCCCTGGCACCGCGCAGCGCGGCGCGGGTCTTCACCTACGGCCTCGACAGCCGCGCCGATCTCTGGGCTGATGAGATCAGCAGCGAAGGGCAAGAGGGCATCCGTTTTGCCCTGCACTACGAGGGCGACCATCTGCATGTCAAGGTGCCCATGCTGGGGCGCCACAGCGTACACACGGCGCTGCGTGCCGCGGCCGTGGGCCTGGTGGAGGGACTGAACTGGCAGGAAATCATCGAAGGCTTGCAAGATGTGCAGGCGCAGCTACGCCTGGTGGTGGCGCCCGGCCTGCGTGGCAGCATGGTGATTGATGACACCTACAGCGCCAGCCCGGCCGCCACCCTGGCCGCGCTCAACCTGTTGGCCGACCTGGCGGTGCCATCTGGCGCTCGCCGCATCGCCGTTCTGGGTGACATGCGCGAACTGGGCGATCAGACGGAGATTGGGCATCGCAAGGTGGGCCAGCGTGCGGCCGATGTCGCGGGGAAACTGGTCGCCGTGGGGCCGCTGGCTCGCCTGATTGCGGCTGAGGCGCTCAGCGCCGGCATGGCGCCGGGCAATGTGGCCCAGGTGAATGACAACGCCGGCGCCGTGGCCGTCTTGCGCAGCATGGTGCAAAGCGGCGACTTGATCCTGGTCAAAGGCTCGCGTGCCCTGCATTTAGAGGAAATTGTGGCCGCTCTCAGCCGGCCGGAAAGCGAGGACGTGTAG
- a CDS encoding phospho-N-acetylmuramoyl-pentapeptide-transferase — MAYSLTLGAIAFFLAVIWGRPLINLLVRNRIGKQIRIEGPTTHQVKTGTPTMGGLMILIPVIVITSALNIANLLGWNIIGRSVLVPMTVLLLFGLLGAVDDLEGVRGRRSKGEGILGRWKALAQIILATLVVLFLHFVLDLRSVAVPGIREKIEIGLWYIPAAVFIVVAFSNAVNLTDGLDALAGSLAASAFTCYGVIAFLQQQVWLVAFCFTLVGAIMAFLWFNAHPAELFMGDTGSLALGATLAVVALMTGQWLLLPVVAAVYTAETVSVTLQVLWFKLSRRLYGQPRRLFKMAPLHHHFELTGWSETQVTQRFWLVGILCGMLGIALALL; from the coding sequence ATGGCCTATTCGTTGACGCTGGGCGCCATCGCCTTTTTTCTGGCCGTCATTTGGGGCCGGCCGCTGATCAACCTGCTGGTCCGCAACCGCATCGGCAAACAGATTCGCATCGAGGGACCAACGACACACCAGGTCAAGACCGGCACACCCACCATGGGCGGCCTGATGATCCTGATCCCGGTTATCGTCATTACCAGTGCCCTCAACATCGCCAATCTGCTCGGCTGGAACATCATCGGCCGTTCCGTATTGGTGCCCATGACGGTCCTCTTGCTGTTTGGCCTGCTGGGCGCGGTTGACGATCTGGAAGGGGTGCGCGGCCGTCGCAGCAAAGGCGAGGGCATCCTGGGCCGTTGGAAGGCGCTGGCGCAGATCATCCTGGCGACCCTGGTCGTGCTTTTTTTGCATTTTGTCCTGGACCTGCGCAGCGTGGCCGTGCCAGGCATTCGGGAGAAGATTGAGATTGGCCTGTGGTACATTCCGGCGGCGGTGTTCATCGTGGTGGCCTTTTCCAACGCCGTCAACCTGACCGACGGGCTGGACGCGCTGGCCGGCAGCCTGGCGGCCAGCGCCTTCACCTGCTATGGCGTCATCGCATTCTTGCAGCAGCAGGTGTGGCTGGTGGCCTTCTGTTTCACGCTGGTGGGCGCCATCATGGCCTTTCTGTGGTTCAATGCGCACCCCGCTGAGCTGTTCATGGGGGACACCGGCTCCCTGGCGCTGGGCGCGACCCTGGCCGTGGTGGCCTTGATGACCGGCCAATGGCTGCTGCTGCCGGTGGTGGCCGCCGTCTACACCGCAGAAACGGTTTCCGTGACGTTGCAGGTGCTCTGGTTCAAGCTCTCGCGGCGCCTCTACGGCCAGCCGCGGCGCCTGTTCAAAATGGCCCCATTGCATCATCATTTTGAACTGACGGGCTGGTCAGAGACGCAGGTCACGCAGCGGTTTTGGCTGGTGGGCATTCTGTGCGGCATGCTGGGCATTGCCCTGGCGTTACTCTGA
- the murD gene encoding UDP-N-acetylmuramoyl-L-alanine--D-glutamate ligase, with protein MMNSSWFRGKRIVILGLARQGTALARFLVGRGAHVTISDLQPAGAASLAAAQAAVADLPVTLALGGHPLALLDDADLLCLSGGVSPDLPIVQAARAAGIPLSNDSLLTLQQTAAFSVGITGSSGKTTTTTLTGAMLKASGLTTWVGGNIGTPLIDQLDAIAANDRIVLELSSFQLELFDPALCLGEPVSTRVAGMLNVTPNHLDRHPSMDAYAAAKRNLLLHQRAGDVAVLGLDNEITAAWYAAYATAAGRGLPGAGVQVLGFSLLTEPPVGASLRGDELRLRLPGQAEQRVCRVADVRLRGRHNIANLLAAFCLSGAAGASVEAMTAVATTFSGVAHRLELVRVHAGVAWYNDSIATAPERTIAALQSFDEPIILLAGGRDKHLPWDLLALAGRGRVRHVVTFGEAAGLIERALADFAAAHPAAPGAAPSVQHTDSLAQAVALAATLAQPSDVVLLSPGGTSYDAYRDFAARGEHFRALVDGL; from the coding sequence ATGATGAATTCGTCCTGGTTCAGAGGCAAGCGCATCGTCATTTTGGGCCTGGCCCGGCAAGGCACGGCCCTGGCGCGCTTCCTGGTTGGCCGGGGCGCGCATGTCACCATCAGTGACCTGCAGCCGGCCGGCGCCGCGTCTCTGGCCGCAGCCCAGGCCGCGGTGGCTGACCTGCCGGTGACGCTGGCCCTGGGCGGCCATCCGCTGGCGCTGTTGGACGATGCCGACCTGCTGTGCCTCAGCGGCGGCGTCTCGCCTGATCTGCCGATCGTGCAGGCGGCGCGGGCGGCCGGCATCCCGCTCAGCAACGACTCGCTGTTGACCTTGCAGCAGACCGCGGCCTTCAGCGTGGGCATCACCGGCTCCAGCGGCAAGACCACGACGACGACCTTGACCGGCGCGATGCTCAAGGCCAGCGGACTGACGACCTGGGTCGGCGGCAATATCGGCACCCCGTTGATTGATCAACTGGACGCCATCGCCGCGAATGACCGCATCGTGCTGGAGTTGTCGAGTTTTCAACTGGAGCTGTTCGACCCCGCCCTATGCCTGGGCGAGCCGGTCAGCACCCGTGTGGCCGGCATGCTCAATGTGACGCCCAATCATTTGGACCGCCACCCTTCGATGGACGCGTACGCGGCGGCCAAGCGTAACCTGCTGCTGCATCAGCGCGCCGGCGATGTCGCGGTGCTTGGACTGGACAACGAGATCACCGCGGCCTGGTATGCGGCTTACGCGACGGCTGCAGGGCGCGGCCTGCCAGGCGCTGGCGTGCAGGTGTTGGGCTTCAGTCTGCTGACCGAGCCGCCAGTCGGCGCCTCCCTGCGCGGCGACGAGCTGCGCCTGCGCTTGCCAGGGCAGGCCGAGCAGCGGGTGTGTCGCGTCGCGGATGTGCGCCTGCGCGGCAGGCACAACATCGCCAATCTGCTGGCGGCCTTCTGCCTGAGCGGGGCGGCCGGCGCCAGCGTCGAGGCCATGACCGCGGTGGCAACGACATTCAGCGGCGTGGCCCATCGGCTGGAACTGGTACGGGTGCATGCCGGGGTGGCATGGTACAACGACTCGATTGCCACTGCGCCCGAACGGACCATCGCCGCGCTGCAGTCCTTCGACGAGCCGATCATTCTGCTGGCCGGGGGGCGCGATAAGCATCTGCCGTGGGATTTGCTGGCGCTGGCTGGTCGCGGCCGGGTGCGCCATGTCGTCACCTTTGGCGAGGCGGCCGGCCTGATCGAACGTGCCCTGGCCGATTTTGCCGCCGCGCATCCTGCTGCGCCGGGCGCCGCGCCGTCGGTTCAGCATACGGACAGCCTGGCGCAGGCCGTGGCCCTGGCCGCGACCCTTGCCCAACCCTCGGATGTGGTGCTCCTGTCGCCGGGCGGCACCAGTTACGATGCCTATCGCGATTTTGCCGCGCGTGGCGAGCACTTCCGGGCGTTGGTTGACGGGTTGTGA
- a CDS encoding UDP-N-acetylglucosamine--N-acetylmuramyl-(pentapeptide) pyrophosphoryl-undecaprenol N-acetylglucosamine transferase, whose amino-acid sequence MRVLISGGGTGGHVYPALAVFQALQARLDAAPADATSRDQPRAAQSSAAAAPRRAVPPSAADAPPHAAPRRVASWPPPPVSSAAVALYVGSEDGVERDLAMRAGLSYRAIATGQLRGRAPWTAAANLLRMAHGARQSAALLREFQPQVCFVTGGYVCTPVAWAAKRMGVPVLIYLPDLTPGLAIRALSLLAARVAVSFPEVAPWFPGKAVVTGYPLRPELHAAAADRPGARAHFNLAPDLPVLLVFGGSRGARSINQALLAALPALVGQMQVVHISGTLDWPQVEAQAAALPESVRAHYHGFAYLHDDMALALAAADLVVARAGASTLGEFPLLGLPAILAPYPYAGQHQDANADYLVQRGAAVKLGDGELSTRLAPLLLDLVQDRTRLGQMAQQAASLARPQAAEAIVDELLRLGASHG is encoded by the coding sequence ATGCGCGTTTTGATTTCTGGCGGGGGTACGGGCGGCCACGTCTATCCGGCCCTCGCCGTCTTCCAGGCACTGCAAGCACGACTCGACGCCGCACCGGCGGACGCCACATCCCGCGACCAGCCCCGCGCGGCGCAGTCATCAGCAGCGGCCGCGCCGCGCCGCGCAGTGCCGCCGTCAGCGGCGGACGCGCCGCCCCACGCCGCGCCGCGCCGCGTCGCCAGTTGGCCGCCGCCGCCCGTCTCTTCGGCCGCCGTCGCCCTTTACGTCGGCAGTGAGGACGGCGTGGAGCGCGACCTGGCGATGCGTGCCGGGCTGTCCTACCGGGCCATTGCCACCGGTCAACTGCGGGGACGGGCGCCCTGGACCGCCGCGGCCAACCTGCTGCGCATGGCGCACGGGGCGCGGCAGAGCGCCGCGCTCCTGCGTGAGTTTCAGCCGCAGGTCTGTTTTGTGACCGGCGGCTACGTCTGCACCCCGGTCGCGTGGGCCGCCAAGCGCATGGGCGTGCCTGTTCTGATCTATTTGCCCGACCTGACGCCGGGCCTGGCGATTCGAGCCTTGAGCCTGCTGGCCGCGCGGGTGGCGGTCTCGTTTCCTGAAGTGGCGCCGTGGTTCCCCGGCAAGGCGGTTGTCACCGGCTATCCGTTGCGGCCAGAACTGCACGCGGCAGCCGCCGACCGGCCCGGCGCCCGCGCTCATTTCAACCTGGCGCCGGATTTGCCGGTCTTGCTGGTGTTTGGGGGCAGTCGCGGCGCCCGCAGCATCAATCAGGCGTTGCTGGCCGCCCTGCCCGCGTTGGTCGGGCAGATGCAGGTCGTTCACATCAGCGGCACGCTCGACTGGCCGCAGGTCGAGGCGCAGGCAGCGGCCTTGCCAGAGTCGGTGCGGGCGCACTACCACGGCTTCGCCTACCTGCACGATGACATGGCCCTGGCCCTGGCCGCGGCCGACCTGGTGGTGGCCCGCGCCGGCGCCTCCACCCTGGGGGAATTTCCCCTGTTGGGGCTGCCGGCCATCCTGGCGCCTTACCCGTATGCCGGGCAGCATCAGGACGCCAACGCCGATTACCTGGTGCAGCGCGGCGCGGCCGTCAAACTGGGTGATGGCGAGCTGAGCACCCGCCTGGCGCCGCTGCTGCTCGACCTGGTGCAGGATCGCACCCGTTTAGGGCAGATGGCGCAGCAGGCCGCCAGCCTGGCGCGACCGCAGGCGGCAGAGGCCATCGTGGATGAGCTGTTGAGATTGGGAGCATCGCATGGCTGA
- a CDS encoding CvpA family protein translates to MGPIEALWGIVVIFFVMISIVRGYNKELGSTVLILVALVALKLLDGPLTTAVKAVFRGDSQNLALMVTFQAVFILIVFAGYSGETLIFRGQPRRGSSGLFFNIVFGLVNGILVAGTLWHYMALYKYPLPKSILDATKLSDFAKAAPAHLPPTLPVTALVALLLFLIILRVRK, encoded by the coding sequence ATGGGACCGATTGAAGCGCTCTGGGGCATCGTGGTGATCTTCTTCGTGATGATCAGCATCGTGCGCGGCTACAACAAGGAGCTTGGCTCGACTGTGTTGATCCTGGTGGCGCTGGTGGCCCTGAAGCTGCTGGATGGCCCGCTGACGACCGCGGTCAAGGCCGTTTTTCGCGGCGACAGCCAAAACCTGGCCCTGATGGTCACTTTTCAGGCGGTTTTCATTTTGATCGTCTTCGCCGGTTACTCCGGCGAAACCCTGATCTTCAGAGGCCAGCCGCGGCGCGGCAGCTCAGGACTGTTTTTCAATATCGTTTTCGGACTTGTCAACGGCATCCTGGTGGCCGGGACCTTGTGGCATTACATGGCTCTCTACAAATATCCACTGCCCAAGAGCATACTCGATGCCACGAAGCTATCGGATTTTGCCAAGGCCGCGCCCGCACATCTGCCCCCGACGTTGCCGGTAACGGCCCTGGTGGCGCTGCTTCTTTTTCTGATCATCCTGCGGGTGCGGAAGTAG
- the murC gene encoding UDP-N-acetylmuramate--L-alanine ligase, with protein MPTNERSAWRTWLGQPPGKTPPRLHLIGIGGSGLAAIARVLLQRGFRVSGSDRQESATLAELRSLGATAFVGHAAAQVAGADLVLISSAVPPDNPEVTAAQAAGVPVVKRQDFLGPLLHEQTLIAVAGTHGKTTTTGMVATILIGAGRQPGFIVGGLVRNLGVNAAAGAGQVFAIEADEYDHMFWGLHPTVAIITNAEWDHPDCYPTAALFAQAFDRFMRQVRPGGWLVACADDPGAQQLAAAYATDGGQVVHYGLTSGSLLHATEVDLLADGGSRAVVWQGAELMGTLRLQAPGMHNVRNALAALAACQCLGVAPAVALAQLAAYRGAGRRFEAKGEVNGIRVFDDYAHHPTEIRATLAAARHLAGAGRVWAFFQPHTYSRTLALWGDFCRAFGDADQVLVTDIFAARETDHLGVSGAGLAAAIVHPAVRYIAHLEEAANYLAQEMQPGDLLLTLGAGDGYLVGEMVLRIVKEHNGTNVRRSQDLSTNG; from the coding sequence ATGCCAACGAACGAACGCAGCGCCTGGCGCACCTGGCTGGGACAGCCGCCGGGCAAAACCCCGCCCCGGCTCCATCTGATCGGCATTGGCGGCAGCGGCCTGGCGGCCATTGCTCGGGTTCTTTTACAACGGGGGTTTCGTGTGTCCGGCTCGGATCGGCAAGAGAGCGCGACCCTGGCCGAATTGCGCAGCCTGGGCGCCACGGCTTTCGTGGGGCACGCCGCGGCGCAGGTGGCGGGCGCTGACCTGGTCTTGATCTCCTCGGCGGTGCCGCCGGATAACCCTGAGGTGACCGCGGCGCAGGCGGCCGGCGTCCCGGTCGTCAAGCGCCAGGACTTCTTGGGGCCATTGCTCCACGAGCAGACGCTGATCGCCGTGGCCGGTACGCATGGCAAGACCACAACGACCGGCATGGTGGCGACCATCCTGATCGGCGCGGGGCGTCAGCCAGGCTTCATCGTGGGCGGGCTGGTGCGCAACCTGGGCGTCAATGCGGCCGCCGGCGCCGGGCAGGTCTTTGCCATCGAGGCCGATGAGTATGACCACATGTTTTGGGGCTTGCATCCCACGGTGGCGATCATCACCAATGCCGAATGGGACCATCCTGATTGCTACCCGACGGCGGCTCTGTTCGCCCAGGCGTTCGACCGCTTCATGCGCCAGGTGCGGCCGGGCGGGTGGCTGGTGGCCTGCGCGGATGACCCTGGCGCGCAGCAGTTGGCGGCCGCGTACGCAACTGACGGCGGGCAGGTGGTGCATTACGGTCTCACGTCAGGGTCTTTACTACACGCAACAGAGGTTGATCTGCTGGCTGATGGCGGTAGTCGGGCCGTGGTGTGGCAGGGAGCGGAGCTGATGGGCACGCTGCGCCTCCAGGCGCCTGGCATGCACAATGTGCGCAACGCCCTGGCCGCGTTGGCCGCCTGTCAATGTTTGGGGGTGGCGCCGGCCGTGGCGTTGGCTCAGTTAGCAGCCTATCGGGGCGCGGGCCGTCGTTTCGAGGCCAAAGGTGAGGTCAATGGCATCCGGGTGTTCGATGACTATGCCCATCACCCCACTGAGATTCGCGCGACGCTGGCCGCGGCGCGTCACCTGGCGGGCGCGGGCCGTGTGTGGGCCTTCTTTCAGCCGCATACCTACAGCCGCACCCTGGCCCTGTGGGGCGACTTCTGCCGGGCCTTCGGTGATGCCGACCAGGTGCTCGTCACCGACATCTTCGCGGCGCGTGAAACCGATCACCTGGGCGTGAGCGGCGCCGGCCTGGCCGCGGCCATCGTGCATCCAGCCGTGCGCTACATCGCTCACCTGGAGGAGGCTGCCAACTACCTGGCGCAGGAGATGCAGCCCGGTGATCTGCTCCTGACCCTGGGCGCGGGGGACGGCTACCTGGTGGGAGAGATGGTATTGCGCATAGTCAAAGAGCATAACGGCACGAACGTTCGCCGCTCTCAGGACTTATCCACAAATGGGTAA
- the murB gene encoding UDP-N-acetylmuramate dehydrogenase, with protein MTPDVPLADYTTFKLGGPADLLVIAERITDLIRLVNLARGAGLPFFVLGGGSNILVSDAGVRGLVIVNHCRQIAVTGTTVTAESGAPLAGLARRTIRQGLGGLQWAVSVPGTVGGAVIGNAGAHGACMADNLVSAEVLDGQGNLTLWALADFAYAYRFSRLKRPADAQTRGAVVLTATFHLQEADRAALAEQAARFLAHRRATQPVEASAGSMFQNPPGDYAGRLIEAAGLKGVQVGGVQFSPLHANFIVNLGTGRASDVVAAMDLARSRVQAQFGISLQPEILLVGG; from the coding sequence GTGACCCCTGATGTCCCACTTGCGGACTATACGACATTCAAGCTCGGCGGACCTGCCGATTTGCTGGTGATTGCCGAACGCATCACCGATTTGATCCGATTGGTCAACCTGGCGCGTGGCGCCGGTCTCCCTTTCTTTGTCCTGGGGGGCGGCAGCAACATTCTTGTCAGCGATGCAGGCGTGCGTGGCCTGGTCATTGTGAATCACTGCCGCCAGATTGCCGTGACTGGCACGACGGTGACCGCTGAGAGCGGCGCGCCGTTAGCCGGACTGGCTCGCCGCACCATTCGCCAGGGGTTGGGCGGCCTGCAATGGGCGGTCAGTGTGCCGGGAACCGTGGGCGGCGCGGTGATTGGTAACGCCGGCGCACACGGCGCTTGCATGGCCGACAACCTGGTCTCGGCCGAGGTGCTGGATGGGCAGGGCAACCTGACGCTGTGGGCGTTGGCTGATTTTGCCTATGCCTATCGGTTCAGCCGGCTCAAGCGCCCGGCGGACGCACAGACCCGCGGCGCGGTGGTGCTGACGGCCACCTTTCATCTGCAGGAGGCGGACCGCGCGGCCCTGGCTGAGCAAGCGGCGCGTTTTCTGGCTCACCGCCGTGCGACGCAGCCGGTGGAGGCCAGCGCCGGTTCTATGTTTCAGAACCCGCCGGGGGATTATGCCGGGCGCCTGATCGAAGCGGCCGGCCTGAAAGGGGTGCAGGTGGGCGGGGTGCAGTTCAGCCCGCTGCATGCCAATTTCATCGTCAACCTGGGGACGGGACGGGCGAGCGATGTCGTGGCCGCGATGGACCTGGCCCGCAGCCGTGTGCAGGCGCAGTTTGGCATCAGCCTGCAGCCGGAGATTTTGCTGGTTGGGGGGTAG